A window of Prosthecobacter sp. SYSU 5D2 contains these coding sequences:
- a CDS encoding S8 family peptidase — protein sequence MVESRRDPNDGLDNDGNGRVDDVNGWDFVNADNNPLDDHNHGSHVTGIIAANRDNFVGVAGMISGVKILVCKILNESNSGLTSNLIAATTYARLQGTPIMNLSLQSYPYSSTLNTEFNACESAGILLSMSAGNLGSNNDSQPNYPSSYPHGNIIAVGNHDRTDNRYSSSNYGLISVDIFAPGTLVYSTIKNNGHSTMTGTSMATPFVTAMAAAIKSLNPAWQADQIKNSILSSSIPHTAYNQICTTGGRLNAVTAIAHAIRSNPWADTDADGHSNLLEYCAGSRVDNADSIPDISLAQEGGYLRMRMPHANRPDVLLNLARSGDLDSWHGEDIADFSTENIMEGGIPLNGSQGRFLRIELSVAE from the coding sequence ATGGTCGAATCCAGGCGAGATCCAAATGATGGTCTGGACAATGATGGAAACGGGCGTGTGGATGATGTGAACGGATGGGATTTCGTCAATGCAGACAACAACCCCTTAGATGACCACAATCATGGCAGCCATGTGACGGGCATCATCGCCGCCAACCGGGACAACTTCGTAGGCGTCGCGGGCATGATCAGTGGTGTTAAAATTCTCGTCTGCAAGATCCTGAATGAGAGCAACAGCGGCCTCACATCCAACCTGATTGCCGCCACCACCTATGCAAGGTTACAGGGTACGCCCATCATGAATCTCTCGCTTCAAAGCTACCCGTACAGTTCCACCTTGAATACCGAGTTCAATGCTTGTGAGTCAGCTGGCATTCTTCTCAGCATGAGTGCAGGCAACCTGGGGAGTAACAATGACAGCCAGCCAAATTATCCCAGCTCCTACCCCCATGGCAATATCATCGCCGTCGGAAATCATGACCGGACGGACAACCGTTATTCCAGTTCTAATTACGGCCTTATAAGCGTGGATATCTTTGCGCCGGGCACCTTGGTTTACTCCACGATAAAAAACAATGGCCACTCGACCATGACCGGCACCTCCATGGCCACCCCCTTCGTCACGGCCATGGCAGCCGCGATCAAGTCTCTGAATCCAGCCTGGCAGGCGGACCAGATCAAAAACTCCATTTTATCCTCCTCCATCCCGCACACCGCTTACAATCAGATTTGCACGACAGGAGGCAGACTCAATGCAGTCACCGCCATTGCCCATGCCATCCGTTCCAACCCGTGGGCCGATACTGACGCAGACGGCCATTCCAATTTGCTGGAATACTGTGCGGGCTCCCGTGTGGACAACGCCGACAGTATTCCTGATATTTCATTGGCGCAGGAGGGCGGATATCTTCGCATGCGCATGCCCCACGCAAACCGGCCTGATGTGCTGCTTAACTTGGCGCGGTCAGGCGATTTAGATTCCTGGCACGGCGAAGACATCGCAGATTTCAGCACGGAAAACATCATGGAAGGCGGCATCCCGCTGAATGGTTCGCAGGGACGCTTTCTGCGCATTGAACTTTCAGTTGCAGAATGA
- a CDS encoding sulfatase, with the protein MKRLLLTLFTALCAIGTVAPAQDTDRPNVLFIIFDDWGWRDAGAYGSTWVKTPNFDRIAKEGVLFTNAYTSNPKCSPCRASILTGRNSWQLEEAVCHGGIFPPQYAVFPDLMQSAGYTIGLTGKGWGPGDFKLNGRTQNPAGPSFDEHKTEPPAKAIGKVDYSKNFEAFLTQRDKGKPFSFWMGFQEPHRAYELDSGVRLGKKLEDVVVPPYFPDTTVVRGDLADYAVEVEYADSHIGKALATLEAMGELENTLIIVTSDHGMPFPYVKGQIKEDGFHLPLAMRWGKGIQPGRVVDDFVNVRDFAPTFLELAGQKPHEQMTGKSLVNLLKSAKSGMIEDRTFMLAGKERHDLGRPNDLGYPVRAIRTKDYLYIHNFHPDRWPAGNPETDFGNCDASPTKELLKAIGGTYYEMSFGKRPTDELYRLSDDPSGIRNLAHDLAFAPVMAELREKMMAELKAEGDPRALGNGAIFDTYKYLGSRRKGYDTYLKEQDAALTERVKATAAEVDAKQRARPPKKPRVIP; encoded by the coding sequence ATGAAACGACTACTCCTCACCCTCTTCACCGCGTTATGTGCCATTGGCACCGTGGCGCCCGCCCAGGACACCGACCGGCCTAACGTACTATTCATTATCTTTGATGACTGGGGCTGGCGTGATGCCGGGGCCTACGGATCCACTTGGGTCAAGACGCCTAACTTTGACCGCATCGCCAAAGAGGGTGTCCTTTTCACCAATGCTTATACTTCCAATCCCAAGTGCAGCCCCTGCCGCGCCAGCATTTTGACCGGACGCAATAGCTGGCAGCTCGAGGAGGCTGTCTGCCATGGCGGCATCTTCCCGCCGCAGTATGCTGTTTTTCCGGACCTCATGCAGTCTGCCGGTTACACCATCGGCCTCACGGGCAAAGGTTGGGGGCCGGGCGATTTTAAGCTCAATGGGCGCACCCAAAACCCTGCCGGGCCCAGTTTTGATGAGCACAAGACGGAGCCTCCTGCCAAGGCCATTGGCAAGGTGGACTACAGCAAAAACTTCGAGGCCTTCCTGACCCAGCGTGACAAGGGCAAGCCCTTCAGTTTCTGGATGGGCTTTCAGGAGCCGCACCGCGCTTATGAGCTAGATTCGGGCGTCCGCCTGGGCAAGAAGCTGGAAGACGTCGTTGTCCCGCCATATTTCCCGGATACCACGGTGGTCCGTGGGGATCTGGCCGACTATGCGGTGGAAGTGGAATACGCCGACAGTCACATCGGCAAGGCGCTCGCCACGCTGGAGGCGATGGGCGAGCTGGAGAATACCCTCATCATCGTCACCTCGGACCACGGCATGCCCTTCCCCTATGTGAAAGGGCAGATCAAAGAAGACGGCTTCCACCTCCCGCTGGCCATGCGCTGGGGCAAAGGCATCCAGCCAGGCCGCGTGGTGGATGACTTCGTGAATGTCCGCGACTTCGCTCCTACTTTCCTGGAACTTGCGGGCCAGAAGCCACATGAGCAGATGACCGGCAAAAGTCTTGTCAACCTCCTGAAGTCGGCCAAATCTGGCATGATCGAAGACCGCACCTTCATGCTCGCTGGGAAGGAGCGTCATGACCTTGGCCGGCCGAATGACTTGGGCTATCCTGTGCGGGCCATCCGCACGAAGGACTACCTTTACATCCATAACTTCCATCCTGACCGCTGGCCGGCGGGCAATCCGGAAACGGACTTTGGTAACTGCGACGCCAGCCCCACCAAGGAGCTGCTCAAAGCCATCGGCGGCACCTATTACGAGATGTCCTTTGGCAAACGCCCGACAGATGAACTCTACCGCCTCAGTGACGATCCCTCCGGCATCCGCAATCTGGCCCATGACCTGGCGTTTGCGCCGGTCATGGCGGAGCTGCGTGAAAAGATGATGGCCGAACTCAAGGCTGAAGGCGACCCGCGTGCGCTGGGCAATGGGGCGATCTTTGATACGTATAAGTACCTGGGCAGCCGGCGCAAAGGTTATGACACCTACCTGAAAGAGCAGGACGCTGCGCTGACCGAAAGAGTCAAAGCCACAGCCGCCGAAGTGGACGCCAAACAGCGCGCCCGCCCGCCGAAGAAGCCTCGGGTGATCCCTTGA
- a CDS encoding sulfatase-like hydrolase/transferase — MRLLSFLAVLTLISGGLHAAPPNIVFVLSDDHSYPFLGCYGRTDMKTPHFDKLAAEGMKFHRMFTGAPQCVPSRATFLTGRSAVACRITRFSSPLPRDEITYPEILKKEAGYFVGVLGRSYHLDGSARGPGTTARVFEENNLQTFKERFDYVDASGQGNIPETMKAFFDQRPADQPYYLWVNFSDPHHPWDTGENPPDPASIKVPGSLPDLPGVREDLSRHMGEIEHMDGDFKRVLEIIKDRAGLENTLIVFTGDNGMAFPSGKGNLHDPGLNVPLIVWWPGVVKPGMESRVLISGEDMAPTFLEAAGLPVPDRISGKSFLPLLRGQAFEPRTHIFAERGPHGSATFDENVRASGVDYSRAVRSDRYKLIYNVTPSHTYAPVDSAGGPGWKDIVKAHEEKQLASEFETLWFTSPRAIYELYDLEADPNELRNLAGQPDMKDTEQQLKEALQEKMILDFDYLPLPLALPPKKKAGGQKQGSKNDPSREAQFIQKDTDNDGVLSWEEFSKGRSRADAEGWFKARDQDGNDSLSREEFVTGNVPNPPKKP, encoded by the coding sequence ATGCGCCTTCTTTCTTTCCTTGCGGTTCTAACTCTTATCAGTGGCGGGCTTCACGCCGCGCCGCCTAACATTGTTTTCGTTCTCAGTGATGACCACAGCTACCCTTTCCTGGGCTGCTACGGTCGCACGGACATGAAAACGCCGCACTTCGACAAGCTGGCGGCGGAGGGCATGAAGTTTCACCGCATGTTCACCGGGGCACCGCAGTGTGTGCCTTCCCGAGCTACCTTTCTCACCGGCCGCTCTGCGGTGGCCTGCCGAATCACCCGGTTTAGCTCGCCTTTGCCACGGGATGAGATCACGTATCCGGAGATCTTGAAAAAGGAGGCGGGTTACTTTGTCGGTGTGCTGGGGCGCAGTTATCATCTGGATGGCTCCGCGCGTGGACCGGGCACGACGGCGAGGGTTTTTGAGGAGAACAATCTGCAGACCTTCAAGGAGCGTTTTGATTATGTGGATGCGAGCGGCCAGGGCAACATCCCGGAGACGATGAAAGCCTTTTTTGACCAGAGGCCGGCTGACCAACCTTATTACCTATGGGTGAACTTTAGCGATCCGCATCATCCGTGGGACACGGGGGAAAACCCGCCTGACCCAGCCAGCATCAAAGTCCCCGGCAGCCTGCCGGACCTGCCGGGCGTGCGCGAGGACCTCTCCCGGCACATGGGGGAGATCGAGCATATGGATGGCGACTTCAAACGCGTGCTCGAGATCATCAAGGACCGCGCCGGGTTAGAAAACACCCTCATCGTTTTTACCGGCGACAACGGCATGGCCTTCCCCAGCGGAAAGGGGAACCTTCATGATCCGGGACTGAATGTGCCGCTCATCGTCTGGTGGCCGGGGGTGGTGAAGCCGGGCATGGAATCCCGCGTGCTCATCTCCGGAGAGGACATGGCACCGACTTTTCTGGAAGCCGCCGGCTTGCCCGTGCCTGACCGGATCAGTGGCAAAAGTTTCCTGCCGCTGCTGCGCGGCCAGGCGTTTGAACCGCGCACGCATATCTTTGCCGAGCGCGGCCCGCATGGCAGCGCCACCTTTGACGAGAATGTCCGGGCCTCAGGTGTGGATTACAGCCGGGCGGTGCGCAGCGACCGGTATAAGCTCATCTACAACGTCACTCCCAGCCACACTTATGCCCCGGTGGACAGTGCGGGCGGGCCTGGCTGGAAGGACATTGTGAAAGCGCACGAGGAAAAGCAGCTGGCCAGTGAGTTTGAAACGCTCTGGTTCACCAGCCCGCGTGCCATCTATGAACTCTACGACCTGGAAGCCGACCCGAATGAGCTGCGGAATCTGGCCGGTCAGCCGGACATGAAGGACACGGAGCAGCAGCTCAAAGAGGCCCTTCAGGAAAAGATGATTCTGGACTTCGACTACCTGCCCCTGCCACTGGCTCTGCCGCCCAAGAAGAAGGCTGGCGGCCAAAAGCAGGGTTCGAAAAATGATCCCAGCCGTGAAGCGCAGTTCATCCAAAAGGATACTGACAATGACGGCGTGCTGAGCTGGGAAGAATTCAGCAAAGGGCGCAGCCGGGCCGATGCGGAAGGCTGGTTTAAAGCCCGAGATCAGGACGGCAACGACAGCCTCAGCCGCGAAGAATTCGTCACCGGCAATGTGCCCAACCCACCCAAGAAGCCCTGA
- a CDS encoding DUF4412 domain-containing protein — translation MKKTFLFLAVSFLALQSTFADWVVVQKTTTDGQAEEVNIKIKGDMTRMDVGQQMSIIADGAASSMVMLMHAQKVIMKMDAESLKAMMAMASGALGGNTDKPAAKPVATGQKEKVGEYECEIFTWTGQIGSGKFWVAKDFPGYEELNAAQDKMMKAMGNPAAALSPQASDFPGMVIKADMTVMGKSSVSELVSAKQEPVDASAFALPEGYQEMKMPVMPGQ, via the coding sequence ATGAAAAAGACTTTCCTCTTCCTCGCCGTTTCCTTCCTGGCCCTCCAATCCACCTTTGCTGACTGGGTGGTCGTCCAAAAAACCACGACTGACGGCCAGGCCGAAGAAGTGAACATCAAGATCAAAGGCGACATGACCCGCATGGATGTGGGCCAGCAGATGAGCATCATCGCCGATGGCGCCGCCTCCAGCATGGTGATGCTGATGCACGCGCAGAAGGTCATCATGAAAATGGACGCCGAGTCCCTGAAAGCCATGATGGCCATGGCCAGCGGTGCCCTGGGCGGCAATACTGACAAACCCGCCGCCAAACCTGTGGCCACCGGGCAGAAAGAAAAAGTGGGCGAATATGAGTGTGAAATCTTCACCTGGACTGGCCAGATCGGTTCCGGCAAATTCTGGGTGGCCAAGGATTTCCCCGGCTATGAAGAGCTGAATGCCGCCCAGGATAAAATGATGAAGGCCATGGGCAACCCCGCCGCCGCCCTTTCCCCCCAGGCCAGCGATTTCCCCGGCATGGTCATCAAGGCTGACATGACCGTCATGGGCAAGTCCAGCGTCTCGGAGCTGGTTTCCGCCAAGCAAGAGCCCGTAGATGCCTCCGCCTTTGCCCTGCCCGAAGGTTACCAGGAAATGAAAATGCCTGTGATGCCTGGCCAGTAA
- the rlmN gene encoding 23S rRNA (adenine(2503)-C(2))-methyltransferase RlmN: MTDIAPKPAVLPSLLGLTPPEITAFMTEMGEPAFRAKQVIDWTFAKRAVSIEAMSNLSKGLRQTLAERYVTRTMTINTVTGSKDTTRKFLLKLHDGRFVETVLIPANPALYGEASDRHTLCVSSQVGCAYDCKFCASGLAGFARNLTAAEIVEQIVQVEAYSGERMDNLVFMGMGEPLANYSNVTKAIEILNSEWGIGIGARHMTVSTSGLAPQIKKLADFPLQIRLAISLHGASDEVRDKIMPVNKKHNLDELFEALSYWRSRRKQHITFEYILIQGVNDGLDQAHRLAKRAKGLDAKVNLIPYNTVEGLQWVRPTEEVQDAFRDVLLNAGVKATLRREKGHDIAAACGQLRLRQETADGIIETPIPEKRITIGAGA, from the coding sequence TTGACTGACATCGCCCCCAAACCTGCTGTTCTCCCGTCCCTGCTCGGTCTGACCCCGCCCGAGATCACCGCCTTCATGACCGAAATGGGCGAGCCCGCCTTCCGTGCCAAGCAGGTCATTGACTGGACCTTTGCCAAACGGGCCGTCAGCATTGAGGCGATGTCAAACCTCTCCAAAGGCCTGCGCCAGACCCTGGCCGAGCGCTACGTCACCCGCACGATGACCATCAATACAGTCACCGGCTCCAAGGACACCACCCGCAAGTTTTTGCTGAAGCTGCACGACGGCCGTTTTGTGGAAACCGTGCTCATCCCCGCCAATCCGGCGCTGTATGGCGAGGCATCGGACCGGCATACCCTCTGCGTTTCCAGCCAGGTGGGCTGCGCTTACGATTGCAAATTCTGCGCCAGCGGCCTCGCCGGCTTCGCCCGTAACCTGACAGCGGCAGAGATCGTGGAGCAAATCGTCCAGGTGGAAGCCTACAGCGGTGAGCGCATGGATAACCTGGTCTTCATGGGCATGGGCGAGCCACTGGCGAACTACAGCAACGTCACCAAGGCCATCGAGATCCTGAACTCCGAATGGGGCATCGGCATCGGTGCCCGGCACATGACCGTCAGCACCAGCGGGCTCGCCCCACAGATCAAAAAGCTGGCCGACTTCCCCTTGCAAATCCGCCTGGCTATCTCCCTCCACGGTGCCAGTGACGAAGTGCGTGACAAGATCATGCCGGTTAACAAAAAGCATAATCTGGATGAGCTTTTCGAAGCTCTGTCCTACTGGCGCTCCAGGCGCAAGCAGCACATCACTTTTGAATACATCCTCATTCAGGGCGTGAACGACGGACTCGACCAGGCCCACCGTCTGGCCAAACGCGCCAAAGGCCTGGATGCCAAGGTCAATCTGATCCCCTACAACACCGTCGAAGGTCTCCAGTGGGTCCGCCCCACCGAAGAAGTCCAGGATGCGTTCCGCGATGTCCTTCTGAATGCCGGTGTCAAAGCCACCCTCCGGCGAGAAAAGGGCCACGACATCGCCGCCGCCTGCGGCCAGCTCCGGCTCCGCCAGGAAACCGCCGACGGCATCATCGAGACACCCATTCCCGAGAAGCGCATCACCATTGGTGCCGGTGCTTGA
- a CDS encoding polysaccharide pyruvyl transferase family protein, which produces MHVSSALRRRQFISQTSAAVTASALFSNLFATSPKPPRIVLRSSWQTVNIGDIGHTPGVLALIEKHIPEAEVTLWPMDVRNGVEEMLQKRFPKLRIVRTKEEAFENDFLLHGSGPYLTAHRDVAAWKAETSKPYGVYGITMAAAGDPGLKIMRNNGLDEYCKELLDGASFVFLRDGKSLQVVKDARVKAPVIEFGPDGAFAADVRDDDSALAFMKKHGLEEGRFMCFLPNLRNAPYWKAKPNYEFNEIKHLRNEEMKEHDHAPLRDAIIAIVRETGMKILVCPEDSTQMETGKELLVDPLPEDVKAKVVWRENFWLTNEAISTYVRSAGLVSNEMHSPIMAIGNSIPAIVCRFVEQTTKGFMWQDIGLGDWLFDLDKPEELARVASTALAMAKDPAAAKAKAAKAREFVQQRQRETMAILRNAAGGAV; this is translated from the coding sequence ATGCACGTTTCTTCTGCCCTCAGACGCCGCCAGTTCATCAGCCAGACTTCAGCGGCTGTCACGGCGTCAGCCTTGTTCTCAAACCTGTTTGCCACAAGTCCCAAGCCGCCCCGCATCGTGCTACGGTCATCCTGGCAGACGGTGAACATTGGGGACATTGGGCACACGCCGGGTGTGCTGGCCTTGATTGAAAAACACATTCCCGAGGCAGAAGTGACCCTGTGGCCGATGGATGTGCGCAACGGCGTGGAGGAAATGCTGCAGAAGCGCTTCCCCAAGCTGCGCATCGTGCGCACCAAAGAGGAGGCTTTTGAAAATGACTTCCTGCTTCATGGCTCCGGTCCTTACCTGACCGCGCATCGTGACGTGGCCGCGTGGAAGGCGGAGACAAGCAAGCCTTATGGCGTCTATGGCATCACGATGGCAGCGGCAGGAGATCCAGGGCTGAAGATCATGCGCAACAACGGCCTGGACGAATACTGCAAGGAGCTGCTGGATGGGGCAAGTTTCGTCTTCCTGCGGGATGGCAAATCCCTGCAAGTCGTGAAGGACGCAAGAGTCAAGGCACCCGTGATCGAGTTTGGACCGGATGGAGCTTTCGCAGCCGATGTGCGCGATGACGACTCCGCGCTGGCTTTCATGAAAAAGCACGGGCTGGAGGAGGGCCGGTTCATGTGCTTCCTGCCGAACCTGCGCAATGCGCCCTATTGGAAGGCGAAGCCTAACTATGAGTTCAACGAGATCAAGCATCTTCGCAATGAGGAGATGAAGGAGCATGACCACGCGCCGTTGCGCGATGCCATCATCGCCATTGTGCGCGAGACAGGCATGAAAATCCTCGTCTGCCCGGAAGACTCCACCCAGATGGAGACGGGCAAGGAACTGCTGGTGGATCCGCTACCGGAGGATGTGAAAGCGAAGGTGGTGTGGCGCGAGAACTTCTGGCTGACGAATGAGGCCATCAGCACCTATGTGCGCTCCGCCGGGCTGGTAAGTAATGAGATGCACAGCCCCATCATGGCCATCGGCAATAGCATTCCCGCCATTGTCTGCCGGTTTGTTGAGCAGACCACCAAGGGCTTCATGTGGCAGGACATCGGCCTCGGTGACTGGCTCTTTGATCTGGACAAGCCGGAAGAGCTGGCGCGCGTTGCCTCCACCGCCCTGGCCATGGCAAAAGATCCCGCAGCAGCCAAGGCCAAAGCAGCCAAGGCACGGGAGTTTGTGCAGCAGCGCCAGCGCGAGACGATGGCCATCCTGCGCAATGCCGCCGGTGGCGCTGTGTGA
- a CDS encoding DUF1501 domain-containing protein gives MNPSSPLISRRHVLQSAACGFGALALNGISTAANLPLGLHHAPRAKRVIFLFMQGGPSQVDTFDYKPKLQELDGKKLPFAPAKNLDPSSASQAKLLGSPWKFKQHGEAGLWGSELFPEVSKRLDDICVIKSMQSKGQSHGQAVCMIHTGADNFVRPSIGSWISYGLGTENADLPAFVSISPPATHGGPRNYGSAFLPAAHQGTTVGRSGKLGKEATFRFLDAGGDAAGQMRKMDLLQEMNREHFEHTRHAPVEGMIQSMELAFRMQREAPRVMDIEDEPAHIKALYGIGDTVTDNYGRQCLLARRFAEAGVRYIQVSTPNVWDQHSELVKGHTKNAAAVDRPIAGLLADLKQRGMLEDTLVVWGGEFGRTPIVQGANGRDHNPQGFTMWLAGGGVKAGFAYGETDDFGYYAVKDKVHMHDLHATILHLLGIDHLKLTYRYAGRDFRLTDVYGEVVTGIFA, from the coding sequence ATGAATCCTTCTTCGCCGCTCATCTCACGCCGTCACGTTTTGCAATCCGCTGCTTGCGGATTCGGTGCGCTCGCGCTCAATGGCATCTCGACGGCGGCAAATCTGCCGCTTGGGCTGCATCACGCACCCCGCGCCAAGCGGGTGATCTTTCTCTTCATGCAGGGCGGGCCGTCGCAGGTGGACACCTTTGATTACAAGCCGAAGCTCCAGGAGCTGGATGGCAAGAAACTGCCCTTCGCCCCTGCGAAGAACCTGGATCCCTCCTCGGCGAGCCAGGCGAAGCTGCTTGGATCGCCGTGGAAGTTCAAGCAGCATGGCGAAGCGGGCCTGTGGGGCAGTGAGCTGTTTCCTGAAGTATCGAAGCGGCTCGATGACATCTGCGTCATCAAATCCATGCAGAGCAAAGGCCAGTCCCATGGCCAGGCGGTGTGCATGATCCACACGGGCGCGGATAATTTTGTGCGTCCGTCCATCGGCTCCTGGATCAGCTACGGCCTCGGCACGGAGAATGCCGACCTGCCAGCCTTTGTCAGCATCAGCCCGCCGGCCACTCATGGCGGTCCGCGCAATTACGGCTCCGCGTTCCTGCCTGCTGCGCATCAAGGTACTACTGTGGGCCGTAGTGGAAAGCTCGGCAAAGAGGCCACCTTCCGCTTCCTGGATGCCGGGGGTGATGCCGCCGGGCAAATGCGTAAAATGGATCTGCTGCAGGAGATGAACCGTGAACACTTCGAGCATACGCGCCATGCCCCGGTGGAGGGCATGATCCAGAGCATGGAGCTGGCCTTCCGCATGCAGCGGGAGGCTCCCCGCGTCATGGACATTGAGGACGAGCCCGCCCACATCAAGGCGCTTTACGGCATCGGCGACACTGTGACGGACAATTACGGCCGCCAGTGCCTGCTCGCGCGCCGTTTTGCCGAAGCGGGGGTGCGCTATATCCAGGTCAGCACGCCGAACGTTTGGGACCAGCACTCTGAACTCGTCAAAGGCCACACGAAGAACGCGGCGGCAGTGGACCGTCCCATCGCGGGTCTGCTGGCGGATTTGAAACAACGCGGCATGCTGGAAGACACCCTGGTGGTCTGGGGCGGCGAGTTCGGCCGGACCCCGATTGTTCAGGGTGCCAACGGCCGCGATCATAACCCGCAGGGCTTCACCATGTGGCTCGCCGGTGGCGGCGTGAAAGCCGGCTTCGCGTATGGAGAGACGGACGACTTCGGCTACTACGCCGTGAAAGACAAAGTCCACATGCACGATCTGCATGCGACCATCCTGCACCTCCTCGGCATTGATCACCTGAAGCTGACCTATCGTTATGCCGGCAGAGACTTCCGCCTCACTGATGTCTATGGCGAGGTGGTTACTGGGATTTTTGCGTAA